The DNA window gattgtttaattttttgggtttaattattgggtttatttgttaacgggagatcaaacctaatcgttaaatttaacagaatattctttttatttttaagtatattctgttaaactaagaaatgtcgttagatagacacttttaatatataaagaaatatacaataaaattacaatgtccatgttataaataatatcaatgtatgttttttatttagaaaatattaattatttcaatttttaattaaattactaaaaaattaatactaaaatttaaatattgtgataattatataataacatatttactaaaaatttaattgtaaaaaaattatacatgtttaataaataatatctatttatgtttattatttttaattttaattgaagTGCTAAAATGTAAATGCTTAAaatttaaacatataaatatttatgtaaatatttatattattataaaattattatactaaaaaaatattttatttataataatattactgtgaatgtttaaattattataattattatttataatataataatgcaattgttcattaaaataatattttggaatttttttaataataatataacatgtttattagaagaagaaaacataAACAATTTTACacgataaaaatattaaatattttttattataatataaatatttacgatccattttagtgtaatttattatgttttatgtttattttatattgtatttattataaaatatacgatttattataaatataagttattttttaaaaaataaataaatatattttaaataaaactaaataaatagtttagtataataaatatagattttttattatagtattattatctgttttagtatgatttattataaatatatgtttgttttaataacatagtttatgaaaataataaacaaaataatgtcCTAAttctttatatatgtgtttatttaaaattaagaagagaaaaatatacaaataaaagattagttataaatatatttatctataaaaaattatatatttttttactaatatatacctttattatttataatattaaaaattaaataaataatttcataaattaagtatatattctaacttttaaccaaaaaaaattattaaagaataaatatttattatttattatttatgatttattataaattaaaatatataaaaaaagtaaattataaACGAGTActgtataaaaaatttatatgtaattttatttaaaataaaaaataaatattttatttatattatcacAATACTATTATAAAGGTTTAATATAATAGGTTAGTATAATAAAATCATATTATGATAAGATtaatcaattaataacaattttttttactgaGTTAAATTAGTCTATACAAGTttgttactatatatataatttgtatataaaaatgagaatatatttcatatagttaaaaaaaatgtaaaagtttttgtaaataatttgttttacatataatataataaagttttataatgtatatattaatgtaaatttaaaatttcctttttgttttccttttattaataaatgagacaattttttttataataaataataaactcaAGTGGTGAATAAACAAAACTTtatttaattagatttttttttttttttttttgaaataaaatttattgaGTTAGATTACTTAAGTCAAAAGGGTAAGGGTATGATTTGGTACAAAATCCAAAGCTCCAACATAACCACACATATCTATTTAAATTGGTCCTTTTCTCCGAAagccaaatcaacacatatatttgtatattcCCACATCGCTGAGAACAAAATAATCTCTATTATTGTCATTAATTAAGggattattatattttttcaggaaaaaaaaataaaattattaatcacaATCTCATCCTTAATCCTctctatatatacacacatatacatatttttagaTCAATTTACTCTCTCTTTATTCCATTTGttccaaagaaaaaaaagtttaaaatctTTTCCGTGATTTGGAACAGAATCTTATAATGGTGGACTCTCAGCCTTTTCTTCCCAGCTCTCCAACCCTTCCCACCTCCAACGGCGACGGCCGGCGGCGGCGACGACCCATGAAAGGGTTGGTGGCaatggtttctgggttgttaaTGGTTGTTCTCTTGGCTGCCATTATTGGCCGGAAAGATCCACGTGGATTCTTTCACCGTGAAGATGATGAAGATCAAAACGTCATCGGATCGTTGTTTAAGTCTAAAGAAAATACCCAGCCACAGCCAGAGACATTTCAACCCGCCTACTCTCGCGGAGTATCGGCCGGTGTATCGGAGAAGACGAGTCAGTTATTCTCCGGCCAAAACCCGGTGGCGTTTCCTTGGAATAATAGCATGTTGTCGTGGCAAAGAACTGCTTTTCATTTTCAGCCAGAGAAGAATTGGATGAACGgtacttttcttatttttttatttttaaaaattaatttctaattaaaaaatatattagacaTGGTGAAGAAcaaatcttttaaaaaaataaaaataaaaagacatGGTGAACAAGATGGCTGTAAAAAGTGTTTCATTTTTTTGGTAAATCTAaatcaaattattatattttaattctaaCTAATAATCGTTATAATTTTGAGgtaataattcaaaatgaatagtAGCGTTTATAAATTGTTTTTGGTCAAAAGTCAAAGGCaaggtttttttcttttgaaatccATAACCTTTCAAGCCACGTGGCAATTTTGGAATGGTTGGCAGGCCCTGTAAAGGCTTGGAGGCTCGGTTAAATAGGAAGCACGGAATTAGTTTTAActgttattattatcattattttccCATGTGgtctctaatttttttaatataattaatgtataGTGGGACCCCTGTTATAGTGATTGTGTTGTGTTGCTgattcattttcttttcttgccaACGGTTACCTATTGCTGCTGACCTGGAATTGATGACCTGGCATCTACTACTTCAGATCCAAATGGTAagtcattattattttaagtaatGATTTTTCGTTTTCAGTGTTTCCCTaattgtgattttgttgttgttttttttttaaatggtaaTTGTGATTTTGTTTACTTATATCTGATTTGAaagttttcaattttatttatttatttatttatttgctgTATAGTTTAACTTTTCATGTCGAAAATCACATGATGATACAAAGAAAATAGGAAACACAAGGACACCAATCATTGTCGTTAAAAAAATCACATGTCCACAGCTATATATGTCACATTAATGCACGTTTTTTTCTATTCAAACTTTTATATGCactaatctatatttttttttttgctaattaagatttttacccTTATATTTTAACATATACTAAATCTTGCTTCTTGAATttagtaaatttaaaaattcaagGACATGTAACTAGGtatatatcaaagtctgggaagATGATTTAGTACGTAATCAATCAATAATTGAGTGAATTTTTAACTGCCAAACCTCAGAgaagacatgatttagtacatgttaaaatttttaaaaaaaaattctaattaacctttaattttttacaattaacATTAACTTAAGATTTTGGTGTGATTTACAAACAGGTCCATTATACTACAAAGGATGGTACCACTTTTTTTACCAATACAACCCCAACGGTGCAGTGTGGGGAGACATAGTGTGGGGCCATGCAGTCTCCTCCGACTTGATCCACTGGCTCCACCTCCCACTGGCCATGGAGGCGGACCAATGGTACGACGCCAACGGTGTCTGGTCTGGCTCTGCCACCATTCTCCCTGACGACAGAGTTGTTATGCTATACACTGGGTCAACCAATGAGTCAGTCCAGGTCCAGAACCTCGCGTACCCGGCTGACCCATCTGACCCGCTTTTAATCAAATGGGTTAAGTACTCTGGAAACCCGGTTCTGGTTCCACCACCCGGAATCGACAACAAGGACTTTCGTGACCCCACCACGGCTTGGTTGACATCCGAAGGTAAGTGGAGGATCATAGTTGGGTCAAAGGTTAACAAAACAGGGATCTCTTTGGTTTATGATACTCTGGATTTTAAGAGCTATGAACTCTTGGATGGTGTTCTTCATGGTGTGCCCGGAACTGGGATGTGGGAGTGTGTTGATTTCTATCCAGTGTCTACTTCTGGGGACCATGGTTTGGATACCTCTATTAATGGGGTTGGTGTTAAGCATGTGGTGAAGGCCAGTCTTGATGATGACAGACATGATTACTATGCAATTGGTACTTATGATGAGAAGAATGGTAAATGGATTCCTGATAACAGTGAGATTGATGTTGGGATTGGGATTAGATATGATTATGGTATTTTCTATGCTTCTAAATCTTTCTATGACCCCAAAAAGGGAAGGAGAGTGTTGTGGGGTTGGATTGGTGAGTCTGATAGTGAACTTGCTGATGTCAAGAAAGGATGGGCATCACTTCAGGTACTTAAACCTAATAATTAAAGCATTTTTCCTATAATTTTCAATGGGGTTTTTGTATAATTGAGTTTTGTGGTAAATCTATTTCAGGGTATTCCTAGGACAGTTGTGCTGGACAAGAAGACAGGTTCCAATCTACTTCAATGGCCAGTTGAGGAAATTGAGAGCTTGAGATTAAGCAGCAGAGAGTTCAACAATGTTGAGCTTAAACCAGGGACAATAGTGCCAATTGATGTAGGCACAGCCACACAGGTCAGTTGATAAACATTACATAATTACTATTCTTTCTTTTCATGATTGCTGATAATAAATTCCCATCTAACCAAAAAAGTTTGTCTTATAATGAATGTGTAATAGATTGATGTTGTAGCTGAGTTTGAGGTTGACAAGAAGGCCTTGGAAGCAACAGCTAAAGCCAATTACACAGAGTTTAGCTGCAGCAACAGTGGTGGTGCTGCTCAACGTGGTGCTTTGGGGCCATTTGGTCTTCTTGTTCTTGCAGATGACAAACTCTCAGAACAGACTCCTGtatatttctttattgttaAAGGCTCTGATGGAAATCTCAAGACTTTTTTCTGCAGTGATCATTTAAGGTacttaaattttattatcagtaaATTTAGTTAATTCCCTTCCATTCATATATTGTATTAACACATATTGTTATGTTTTGGTCTCTATTTTTTGGTAGGTCTTCTGTAGCAAATGATGTGAAAAAACAAATATTTGGTAGCTTTGTTCCAGTACTGAAAGATGAAAAGCTATCTGTTAGAATTTTGGTGAGTTGAGGAGTCAcactgttttatttattttagtaattgttGTTTTCACAAAGTAGACTTGTTTGAGTAGTAATAATAATTGGTTGGTGTGATGTTACAGATTGATCATTCCATAGTTGAAAGCTTTGCACAAGGAGGAAGAACATGCATCTCATCTAGAGTTTATCCGACAAAGGCAATCTATGGCGCGGCTCGAATTTTCGCATTCAACAATGCTACCGAGGCCAGTGTTAAGAGCTCAATCAAGATATGGCAGATGAACTCTGCTTTCATACGCCCCTTTCACCCTGAAAATAAGAAGCCACCACATAATTCATTATGATTTGAAACAAGTAAAAGTTTAGTTTCAAATGTTTCTCTTTCTGTCTTCTTGGCCTATTGTCAAACAAGaaaggggtattttttttttttttgggtatttTCTCCTAAATGGCACATGGGAAAATATACATGTGCATTCTTATTTTTGATTAGGGTGTAATTAGATTCTATTTCCTATTGAGTTATATAAATGAagctgaaaatattttttctttattggcTCCTTTATTTTAGTGTGATGTAAAACTTAATATGtttctctaaaaaaatattttgaaaatacagAATAATTTACTCATAATATTTATGAAACCATCTCATTCATCTTTCaataatttaaaagaaaaaaaaattacttatttcTGCTATAAAATGTATAGTGAATAAtgtaaaatagaaaagaaaaaaagaagaatatatgaacaaataaatagaaattgaaagagaga is part of the Cannabis sativa cultivar Pink pepper isolate KNU-18-1 chromosome 5, ASM2916894v1, whole genome shotgun sequence genome and encodes:
- the LOC115716254 gene encoding acid beta-fructofuranosidase, whose protein sequence is MVDSQPFLPSSPTLPTSNGDGRRRRRPMKGLVAMVSGLLMVVLLAAIIGRKDPRGFFHREDDEDQNVIGSLFKSKENTQPQPETFQPAYSRGVSAGVSEKTSQLFSGQNPVAFPWNNSMLSWQRTAFHFQPEKNWMNDPNGPLYYKGWYHFFYQYNPNGAVWGDIVWGHAVSSDLIHWLHLPLAMEADQWYDANGVWSGSATILPDDRVVMLYTGSTNESVQVQNLAYPADPSDPLLIKWVKYSGNPVLVPPPGIDNKDFRDPTTAWLTSEGKWRIIVGSKVNKTGISLVYDTLDFKSYELLDGVLHGVPGTGMWECVDFYPVSTSGDHGLDTSINGVGVKHVVKASLDDDRHDYYAIGTYDEKNGKWIPDNSEIDVGIGIRYDYGIFYASKSFYDPKKGRRVLWGWIGESDSELADVKKGWASLQGIPRTVVLDKKTGSNLLQWPVEEIESLRLSSREFNNVELKPGTIVPIDVGTATQIDVVAEFEVDKKALEATAKANYTEFSCSNSGGAAQRGALGPFGLLVLADDKLSEQTPVYFFIVKGSDGNLKTFFCSDHLRSSVANDVKKQIFGSFVPVLKDEKLSVRILIDHSIVESFAQGGRTCISSRVYPTKAIYGAARIFAFNNATEASVKSSIKIWQMNSAFIRPFHPENKKPPHNSL